In Nocardia sp. NBC_01327, the genomic stretch TGAAGGCCGCCAAGACGAGCCTGCTGCTCAAGCCCCTCGACGCCGCAGTGTTCCTGGCCCCCTGGTACACGGCAGCACCCACGGCGTTCACCGACTCGAGTTCCGCACTGCAGCCGCTACCGGCGCCTTTCCAGTCCGTGGGGTTCATCGACAAGAAGACCGGTATCGCGTTCGCCCGCAATATCACCGACGACCCGATCGAGTCCTACGGTGAGCTGGAACCGACCCGCGACGATGTGACCAGCGATATCACCACGATCGAGTTCGAACCGCAGGAAACCCGGCTCGCGACCCTGCAGCTGACCAACAACGCCAATCTGTCTGCGGCACTGGCCAACGGCGCGTCCGGTGAGTTCTTCTTCGCTCAGCCGCTGTACCCGCAGATCCAGTACTACTCGTGCATCATCATCGGCAAGGACGGCAACGACGCCGCCCCGATCTACGTGTACAAGGTGATGCCGAAGGTCGCGGTCACCAAATACGGTGGCGAGCAGTGGACCCCGACCACCACACTGAGCCAGAAGCTCACCCTGACCTGCTTCAAGGACGACAGCGCCGGATATGCCGTAGCGCACGGATTCGCGGGGCTGGGCTGGAAGAACCTGCTCGTGTCGACCGGTATCGGGTACACGGTCACCTCGATCACCGTCACCCCGGCCACCGCGAGCCTGGTGCATTCACCGGCCGGCACCCAGCAGCTGGCCGTGACCGATCAGCTCGGTGGCACGCTCACCACCGGTGTCACCTACGTCTCCGGGACTCCCGGAAACGCCACCGTGAGCGGGTCGGGTCTGGTCACCGCCGTCGCGGCCGGTTCGACCGTTGTCACCGCGACGTTCACCCCCGCCGGTGGTTCGCCGGTCACCTCGACCTGCACGGTCACCGTCACCTAGGAAGTTCGTGGGCGGTGCGGGTGTGTGTCTCCGGTCGCGCCCGCCCGCTCACGGCTCAACCACCGGAGAAGAGCGGAAAAATCATGTCGATCCCGACCGAATACCCGGTCACGATGCTCGCTACCGACGGCCGCGAATACGAGGCGGCCAACGCGTCCGCCTACGTGACCGCGGTCTACGAGCTCGGCCACAGCCGCAAACCTGCTCCCGTACCTGCGGCTCCCGCGCCCGCGCCCGCGCCGGCGTTCACGGCTGCGGCAGTCGTGAAGCCCGAAGTCCCCAAGCCCGCAGAAATCCCGAAGTCCCTCACCTAGGAGTGGGCGGCGCGCTGCGCATTCCACTCACCCTCAACCGGAGAATCCATGCCCCCACGTAAGAAGACCGACGAAGTATCCGAAGTGCCACAGGGGCGTTTCTACGACCTGCAGCAGGAACTCGCGGGCAAGCGGCGCGGCCCGTACCGGCTCACCGCCGACATCGAGATCTCGATGCCCACTCGCGGGCAAATCAGACGGATCTCGCAAACCGACGACTATGACGAACAGTTGGCGATCCTGCTCGGGGGCCATGTCGCCGCTGTCGAAGAGCTGTACGAGGACCGGCCGCTCGATGAATGGGCGGCGTTCCAGACCGACCTGCGCGCGCACTTCTTCGGCCAGGGCGCCGCGGAGCTGCCGGGGGGATCGGAGGGCTCGTAGCGTTCTGGGACCGCTACGGTGCCGCACTCGACTACGACCTGCTCGAGCGTGGCATCGACGTCCGGGAATGCTTCGGGCCACCGAACTATCGGGACCGGGACTGGCGCACGATCTGGGCGTTCAAAGACCGGCTGCCGCGCGGCTCCCACTACAAAGCCGCCCTCGCGATGGACCCGGATCTCGCGGCAAGGCTCGTCGAAATCGAGGACGACGATGAACCCTCATCCACACCCGAGGGGTACACGATCGACACCTACCTGCTGCTGTCGGTGATCGACGCCTTGCAGGGTGTGCAAGCCGCGGTTATTGCCGCGGCCGGTGTGGATCCGCCGCGCATGTCACCGATGCCGCGACCGGCGACCGCGTTGGACGAGGCGCGCGAACTGCGGCGCATGCAGTCCATACAGACATTGATCGACCAATTCACCACCCCGGCTCCGGGGTGAACCTCGAGAGGGAACCTCATGATCCTCAAGGCCGTTCTTCCCGCCCAGTCCGCAGGCGGCGGTACCTCTGTGACCGTTGCCGGTACCTACGAAATGGAAGCCTACAACCCCGACACCATCGGCGCTGTCGTGATCGTCGCACCGTCGGCGGTTACCGGTGTGGCGACCAACAACTTCACGGTGAATGTGCGGCAGGTGCGCGCGGGCACTGCGCTGTCCACGATCGCTACCCAAACCTTCGCGCTCGGCACCAATCTCGCCGCCGAAACCCCGTTCACACTCACCGTCCCCACCCAGCCGCTGCTGTCCGCCGGTGATGTGGTGGACGTGCAGCTGGTGCAGAACGGCACCGGCCTCGCTGTTCCCGTGGGTGTCGAGGTCGAAGTCCACATCGGCTGATCTAGGAGTTCTGGCCGCCGGCCGGGCAGTCAGCCTGGTTGGCGGCGGCCAGCGCCTGCGCAGTGTCTACCTTTGATTGCCGATAGGCGTCGGTGGCGTACGCCCATCGCACGTTCGCGTCGCTGCTGTCCTGCATCGAGTAATTGTTGCTGGGCAACAGAGTGTCGAGATAGTGCTGGTGCGTATTTCGCACCGCGTACGCGTCGTTGATCTGAGTCTGCTCTGCCTGCGCCAACGACCGATTGAAAGTGCCGCACGCGGTGCGGCCATCGGCGACCGGGGCGGCAGAGGCCACCGCGCCGCCGGAAACGGAAACCACCGCGCCGGCCAGAGCTGCGGCGGCGCACATACGAATCGACATTCAAGTTCCCTCAAGCCATAGCAGCCCCCACAGGCCGCGTTGCGGCACACGGTAACGCCGGTACGCATAGCGCACCAGGGGAGCGGGCGGATTCCGGAAACATCTCCACAGGCGCGCCGGGCGACGCGCCCGACGCGCCGACCGGAGCACTGAAACAGCACTGCGGGTGCGGCGAATCGTCCTGTAGCGCAGAGCTGTTCACTGCGTCGCGCGCACCGCCCTGCGAATCCTTGTGTGACACAACTTAATAGAGGTGGTGAGCCGCGTCATGGCCGAATCCGACAGCTACTCAGCGGGCACTGCCTATTTGGCCATTGAGGCAGCGCTGGCTGAGGGGTTCGAGGCAGACCTTGCCGCCAAGCTCGCGTTGATCAAACCGCTCCCGATCTCGATCACCGCAGATCTCGAGCAGTTCGCGAAGGACCTCGACAAGGGCTGGTCGGACCTCGGTCACACCTTGAAGGTGCAGGTCGAGCCGATCATGTCCGGCAAGCCCTTCGGTGAAGGCCTGGCCCCGGTCCCGATCGAGGCCGAGCTGAAAACCGACAAGGCTGACGCACAGCTGCGTGAGTTCTTCTCGGTGGTCCCGATCTACGAGATCCCGGTGGTGCTCAACACCGCCGCCGCCGACGGGCAACTCGAGGACCTGCGCCGGCGTGCCGCGGAACCGATCACCATGAACGTCAACCCCGCCGGGCAGCGTGGTGGCCAGGGGCAGGGGTTCGCGCCGGGCATGGCGGCGATGCATCAGTCGCAAGCCGACGCGGCACGCCGTGTGCTGAACGCGGCAGCGCAGCAGGAACCGGAAGTCGCGTCCCAGCAGCTGCTGGCCGGCGCCGCGAGGAACGCCCCCGACGCAGCGCAACAACTGCTGCTCAACGGCTCGCACCAGAACCGCGCCGCAGGGTCTCCGTACGGTGAGGACACCAAAGCGGCCGCGCTGGAATTGATGCGGCAGGCCTACGCGCAAGGAATGTCGCAGGCGGCGGCGAGCCGGTCGGCCGCAAGCGGGTTCGAGAACGGGCCTGCGGCGGCCACGGTCGCGGCGTGGGCGCGTGATGCGGGGCTGACACGCCCCCCGCGCGGAAGCACCGCCGACACCGGCAGCGATGATCGCTCCGCATCCAAACCTGATGTGGTTCAAAAGGATCTGCTTGCTCGGCTTGCGCGCATGCAGGACGATGTCGAGCGCCGGATTCCGCTCACCGCTGAGGGTGAGCAGGTGCGGCGCAGCATCCGCCAGGCTGGTTCCGGGATCGCCGGCATTGTCGGGTCCCCGCTGCCTGAGGATCCGGCGGCCGCCGCGGAGCATCGGCGTGCGGCCGCGGAGTCGGTCGGCAATTTCCGCAGCGATGCGGAGAAGGATCTGCGGTCGGTCGGGGTCGACAAAAACGCTAACGGTCTCAACGGTCTCACCGCCTTCTTCAAGGCGCTGGGCAGTGATGTCAGCTTCGGGAGCTTGCTCGGGGCGGCCCCGAACCTTGGCGGGCACTCCTCGTGGACCTCGATGTTGCGCGGCTCGGGCGGCGGTGCGGGAGGCGCGGAGGCCGGTGCCGCCGGTGCCGCGGAAGGCGCGGCCACTGGTCTCGATGCGCTGAGCGCGGCCGCCGGTCCCATCGGTGTCGTGCTCGTCGGATTCGGGGAGGGTCTGAAGACTGCGCTCGGCGCGGCGGTCGAGTTCTCGATGAAGGTCTCCGAGGTCGCGCTGAAGATCGGCGGAATCGCCTTCGCCGGTGGGTTGCTCGCCGATGCGGGTGCGGCCGGTCTGACCGGGATGTTCGGTGCGCACAACGTCGGGGGCGCACTGCAGGCCCAGGACGCGGTGCACGAGTGGCAGATCGACCCGAATGCGCAACGCGCACAGCAGTCTTCGGTGATCTCCGCCCAGCAAGGGCAGGTCTCTGCCGGTGAGGGTGTCGAGCACTCCCAGTGGGGTGTGGAGGATGCCCTGTTCGGTGCGAAGGCGGCGCAGGAGCAGTTGACGATGGCGCAGGAGTCCGCTGTCCTGGCGCAGCGCAGCCTCAACGACGCCTACCGGGAATCCGCCCGGAACGTCCGCGACATGAACACCGCCCTGCAAGACGCGAAGCTCAATCAGGAGGGCGCGGCGCTGGCGGTGGCCGAGGCGCGCACCAGCTTGTTGCAAACGGAGCTCTCACCTGATTCGACAGCGATCGACCGTCAGCGCGCGCTGTGGAATGTCGACTACACCAAGCAGCGCTATGCGGAGTCGAAGAACAAAACCTCCGACGCGTCGGTGGATGCGTCGATTGCCAATCAGCGTGGTGTGAACGATTCCACCCCGGTGCTGCAGGCCACGCAAGGTGTGCAGCAGGCCAGCCTCGGGGTGGAGCAGGCCGTACACGCGCAGGTCGATGCCGGTCACCAGATCACCGCGGCCTCCGAGCAGATCGCCGCCGCCGCGGTGCAGGTGCAGTTGGCGGGGTTGGCGATGGCGCAAGCGCTGAATCCGACACCGATCGACGACTACAACGTGGCGCTGTCGAAGCTGTCGCCTAACGCCCAAGACTTCGTCAAAACCCTCGGTGCTATGGCACCGGATATGCGGGATTTGCAGCGGGCCGTCCAGGATCAGCTGTTCGAGAATCTCGGGGCGTCGATAAAGAAGTTCTCCGACGATCAAGGCATCGCGATCGCCGAAGCGACCACCGGTATCGCCCATGCCCTCAACACCGGATTGCGGGACGCGCTCAGTGGTGTGGACCAATTGTTCACCCAAATGCAAAGGGACGGCACCTGGGATGCGTTCCTCAAAGGCGTCGAGGATTTCGCGAAGGGTATCGCCCCCGTCATCGTGAGCGTCGTCGACCTGTTCATGACGCTCGGTGCGAAAACGTCACCCATTGTCGGGCCGTTGATGACGCAGCTCAGTACGAGTATCACCAAGATCGCTGGTCCGCTCGGTGATCTGGCGAAGTCCTTCGGTCAGGCCCTCGTCGATATTCTGCCGTCGCTGACCGACGATTTCATTGCGTTCGCGAAAACGGTCACCGACTCGAACATGATGGATTCACTGTCGCAGGTTTTCCAGGAGCTGTCTCACATTTTCGTCGAGTTGGCTCCCGATATCGGTCCGCTGGTGAGTGCACTCGCCGACGATTTCATGGCATTCATGAAGGGATTCGACAAGGGCGGCGGCACCGGCACCATCAAAACATTGGCTGACGGTTTCATCGATCTGTTCAAGGCTGTCGGGCCGCTTATGGAACCGCTGGGCCATTTGATGGCCACTGTGCTGCCACTGCTGATCGGGTACGTGATCGAGCTGATCCCGTGGATCGAAAAAATGGTGCCCAAGTTCGAGAACTGGTGGCACACAGCGCAACCGCTCGTCGAGCAGATCGGCAAGCTGATCGACCACCTCCCCGGCCTGATCAAGGCCAGTGGAGACGTGCTCGGCCCCATCGCCGCCATCGCGGGCGCATTCATGGACGTGTGGACCGCGATCGACAAGGTCGTCACCAAGTTCGACGATTTCGTGCGGAAGCTGACCGGGTCGAAGAAGGGCGACCTGACCGACAGCATCCTGCACGGGATCACCGGCATGCTCGGTCTCAACGTCATCACCGATCTCGGCCACGCTACCGGCGGCCCGATCAGCGGGCCGGGAACCGGCACCTCCGACAGCATCCCGGCGATGCTCTCGGACGGCGAGTACGTGATCAACGCCAAGGCGGCCGCCAACCACCGCCCACTGCTGGACTCCATCAACTACGGGGCTCAGGGTTTCGCCGGCGGCGGCGCGGTCTCGGCGTTGAGCAGCCTGCGCAATGTGGCGTTCATACCGCGCCAGCTCGCCGGAAACCCGAAGAGCGTCATCGCGAAGGTCGCCTCGAAAGGCATCCGTAAGTTCGCGACCGGCGGCCCGGTCAAGGCACAAACCTGGGGCATCAACCACCCGAACATCCCGTACGTGTGGGGTTACAGCGGTGTGGACGGGGCGGACTGCTCCGGGTATGTGGGATTGCTGCAGCAGGTCGCGACCGGTATCGCGAACCCCACCAAACGTATCGGTGTCACCGGTGATGTGGTGGCCGGGACGTGGCCGCAGCTCATCGCGGGCGCCTCCAAAACTGATCCGTTCGTCATCGGCGCGAATGCCACCCATATGGCGGCCTCGATCCTCGGCACCAATTTCGAGGAGCGCCAGCCCGGTGAGGACGCACGGATCGGCACCCGCGCCACGTCTCCGTTCGATCCGCAGTTCACGGTGGTGGCGCATGTGAATCCGCAGGCGTTCAACCCGGCCTACGTCGCCGACGCCACCGACACGACAGGCAACGGTGGTTCGGCCCCCGACCCGGACGTGGCCGCCCTGGGCAGCACGACAGACCAAACGGCGGGGGAGTCGGCCCTGACCGGGTACAAGCCCAGCACCTGGTCGGATTGGGCGGGAGACAACACCACCAAGGGCATCGAGAGTCTGGCCCAGTTCGGGACGTTGTTCCCGCCACTGACCGGCGACGCCCCCAAGGGTCCGATGGACGCATTCAAAACCCAGCTGACGCAGGCGACATCGGATGCCCCTGCCGATCAACAAGATTGGCTCAAGAAGTTCCTGGTCGGATTGACCGACTCCGGAACAGGAACAGGAACAGGAACGGGGACAGCAGCACCAGCGGATCAGACGCCCGCGACCGGAACCGGCGCGGGCGACGGGACCGCCGCCGCGGCGATCACCCCGCCGAACACGACGGCCGCACCGCCGTCGAAGGGCACCGACCAGCTCGCGTCGGAAGGCGCGTCCGGTGGACTTCTCGGGGCCGCGTACCACGCGCTCGGGGGGTTTTCCAAAGCCGCGGGCAAGTTCGTCTCCGGTCAGGTATCGAGTGCGCTCAACGTGGTCGGTGGCAGCAGTCTCGACAATGTCCCGGGGTGGGTCAAGGGCGCCTACGCCTACAACACACTCCTGATCAGCCAGCAATCGCTGCAGCAGCAAACCGATCTGAAAAACGCCCAAGCCGCGCTCGCCCGGAGTACGCAGTCGAACACCCCCGACACCACGACGACCGACAGTGCTGCTCCCGCACCGGATGCCACCACCAGCACTACCGGTGGTGGTGGGAACTCCGGTGCCACTACGGCTCCGGCACCCAATCGCGACGCGCACCAGCAATCCTCGCCGAACAACGATCCGGCGTTGAACCACGACGCCCACAGCAGCGGGGCGTGGTCGGTCGACCCGTCGGTCTTCTCCGCGGTCAAGGGCGCGGCAGCCTTGTACGGGTGGTCCACCGGGGCGCAATGGGCGGCGCTGTATCAGCTGATCGGGAACGAATCCTCCTGGAATCCGGACGCATCCGCCGAACCGGCGTCGGATGCGTTCGGGCTGTATCAGTTCCTGTCCACGACCTGGGCTGATGTCGGCGGGTACAAGTCGTCCGATCCGAAGGTGCAGGCGGTGTACGGCGACAAGTACATCCAGCAGCGGTACGGGGATCCGGTGAAGGCATTGGCGGCCTGGAATTCGAGGTCACCGCACTGGTACGCCTCCGGCGGAGACGTATCCGGAGACGGGTCCAGCATCGGCGACATGATCCCGGCGATGCTCTCCAACGGGGAGTTCGTGGTCAACGCCAATGCCGCGGACCGGCATCGGTCGCTGCTGCATGCGATCAATACCGATGCCGCCGGGTCGCAGGCTTTGCAGCTGCGGCAGGTGATCCCCTCCAAAGGCTTGGTCGGGGCAGGGGTTTCGCGCGGCGGCCCGGACAACAGCACCACGATCAACGTCCACGCCGCCGATGTCGAGCAGGGATTCCAGCGCGCCCAGCTGTATCAGCAGCAGCGCGCCGCTACCTACACCAGCCGCTGGCGGTAACCCGCCTGCTCAGGTCCGGGCAGGTGGGTTACCGAACAAGCAACCCCCACAACTGAATACAGGAGGCGACTTTGGCGACGCCCGCAATGATCCAGCTGACCGGCGTCGACAACTCCGTGTGGACGCTGGCCGGTCCCGGGCAAGCTCAGCAGGGTGTGGAGTTGGGGACCAACCCCAGCGGGATCTACGACGCACCGGTCACCACGATCTGGAACCAGTCCGCGTTCCAGATCGGCAGTACTTTCGCCGGGTACAAGATCCCCAAACGCGACGTCGTGTTCGGGGTCAACATCTTCGAACTGCCCGGAATGTCCTGGCAGTCGGTGGATTCGGCGTGGCGCAGGGCGTGGGCGTACGACCAGGACTCGACGCTCACGATCACCACCGAGACCGGCACCCGGTCCCTGCTGCTGCGGATGTCGCAGCAACCATCCATGTCCTCGGTCCATGATCCGCACCTGAAGCTCTGGGCGCAGGTCACCATGACCTGCACCGCAGGTATTCCCTGGTGGGTCGAGCAGGACTCCACTCAGAACTGGGTGGCGCCGATCGACACGACCGGCGGGGCTATCACGTCCGGGACGATCCTCATCGAGAACCCCACCGATCAGGCCATGTACCTCAAGTGGGTGTGCTCGGCGCCGGCGCAGTGGACGTTGCCCGACTTCTCCTGGGGCAACAACTTTTACGGGCGCGCGAGCACCGACGCGAACCGGGTGATCACTCTCCCGCGTACCAGTGCCGGTCAAGACCTGACGGTGGACACGGACCCGATGGCGGAGATGATCGTCGCCGCTGACGGGTCACTGATGTGGGCGCTTATGGGCGGTGTCAGCTTCGAATACGCTGTCCCGCCCTATACCAAGTCCACCGCTGTCCCGGTATCGGTGACCTACGCCCCCGCGGGCGCATCGGTGATGTGCGTGCAACCGCGCAACTGGTCGCGTCCGTGGGGTGGGCAATGACCAACGTTCTCGATCTGCCCAAGATCTACGCCGACGCGAAAGCTGTTCAGCGGCACCGGCAAATCCAACGCTTCTCCCGTCCGCTGGTGCGCCTGTGGGACGGCAACTGGGTGTTGCGCGGGAACTGCACCCAGGAGATCGGCGGGGACTTCATCTGGCTGCTGAACGAAACCGGTACCGGGAAATTGGTTCTCCCGCCGGAGAGCTACCTGGCGAAGTGGGCCTTGTCCACGATGTCCTCCAACCCGCAGAACGTGCACATCACCGTCGACAAGAACGGTGCCCGCTGGGGCGGGCGGATGTCGAAGGCC encodes the following:
- a CDS encoding Ig-like domain-containing protein, whose amino-acid sequence is MTATTLTALKAAKTSLLLKPLDAAVFLAPWYTAAPTAFTDSSSALQPLPAPFQSVGFIDKKTGIAFARNITDDPIESYGELEPTRDDVTSDITTIEFEPQETRLATLQLTNNANLSAALANGASGEFFFAQPLYPQIQYYSCIIIGKDGNDAAPIYVYKVMPKVAVTKYGGEQWTPTTTLSQKLTLTCFKDDSAGYAVAHGFAGLGWKNLLVSTGIGYTVTSITVTPATASLVHSPAGTQQLAVTDQLGGTLTTGVTYVSGTPGNATVSGSGLVTAVAAGSTVVTATFTPAGGSPVTSTCTVTVT
- a CDS encoding phage tail protein; protein product: MATPAMIQLTGVDNSVWTLAGPGQAQQGVELGTNPSGIYDAPVTTIWNQSAFQIGSTFAGYKIPKRDVVFGVNIFELPGMSWQSVDSAWRRAWAYDQDSTLTITTETGTRSLLLRMSQQPSMSSVHDPHLKLWAQVTMTCTAGIPWWVEQDSTQNWVAPIDTTGGAITSGTILIENPTDQAMYLKWVCSAPAQWTLPDFSWGNNFYGRASTDANRVITLPRTSAGQDLTVDTDPMAEMIVAADGSLMWALMGGVSFEYAVPPYTKSTAVPVSVTYAPAGASVMCVQPRNWSRPWGGQ
- a CDS encoding transglycosylase SLT domain-containing protein, coding for MAESDSYSAGTAYLAIEAALAEGFEADLAAKLALIKPLPISITADLEQFAKDLDKGWSDLGHTLKVQVEPIMSGKPFGEGLAPVPIEAELKTDKADAQLREFFSVVPIYEIPVVLNTAAADGQLEDLRRRAAEPITMNVNPAGQRGGQGQGFAPGMAAMHQSQADAARRVLNAAAQQEPEVASQQLLAGAARNAPDAAQQLLLNGSHQNRAAGSPYGEDTKAAALELMRQAYAQGMSQAAASRSAASGFENGPAAATVAAWARDAGLTRPPRGSTADTGSDDRSASKPDVVQKDLLARLARMQDDVERRIPLTAEGEQVRRSIRQAGSGIAGIVGSPLPEDPAAAAEHRRAAAESVGNFRSDAEKDLRSVGVDKNANGLNGLTAFFKALGSDVSFGSLLGAAPNLGGHSSWTSMLRGSGGGAGGAEAGAAGAAEGAATGLDALSAAAGPIGVVLVGFGEGLKTALGAAVEFSMKVSEVALKIGGIAFAGGLLADAGAAGLTGMFGAHNVGGALQAQDAVHEWQIDPNAQRAQQSSVISAQQGQVSAGEGVEHSQWGVEDALFGAKAAQEQLTMAQESAVLAQRSLNDAYRESARNVRDMNTALQDAKLNQEGAALAVAEARTSLLQTELSPDSTAIDRQRALWNVDYTKQRYAESKNKTSDASVDASIANQRGVNDSTPVLQATQGVQQASLGVEQAVHAQVDAGHQITAASEQIAAAAVQVQLAGLAMAQALNPTPIDDYNVALSKLSPNAQDFVKTLGAMAPDMRDLQRAVQDQLFENLGASIKKFSDDQGIAIAEATTGIAHALNTGLRDALSGVDQLFTQMQRDGTWDAFLKGVEDFAKGIAPVIVSVVDLFMTLGAKTSPIVGPLMTQLSTSITKIAGPLGDLAKSFGQALVDILPSLTDDFIAFAKTVTDSNMMDSLSQVFQELSHIFVELAPDIGPLVSALADDFMAFMKGFDKGGGTGTIKTLADGFIDLFKAVGPLMEPLGHLMATVLPLLIGYVIELIPWIEKMVPKFENWWHTAQPLVEQIGKLIDHLPGLIKASGDVLGPIAAIAGAFMDVWTAIDKVVTKFDDFVRKLTGSKKGDLTDSILHGITGMLGLNVITDLGHATGGPISGPGTGTSDSIPAMLSDGEYVINAKAAANHRPLLDSINYGAQGFAGGGAVSALSSLRNVAFIPRQLAGNPKSVIAKVASKGIRKFATGGPVKAQTWGINHPNIPYVWGYSGVDGADCSGYVGLLQQVATGIANPTKRIGVTGDVVAGTWPQLIAGASKTDPFVIGANATHMAASILGTNFEERQPGEDARIGTRATSPFDPQFTVVAHVNPQAFNPAYVADATDTTGNGGSAPDPDVAALGSTTDQTAGESALTGYKPSTWSDWAGDNTTKGIESLAQFGTLFPPLTGDAPKGPMDAFKTQLTQATSDAPADQQDWLKKFLVGLTDSGTGTGTGTGTAAPADQTPATGTGAGDGTAAAAITPPNTTAAPPSKGTDQLASEGASGGLLGAAYHALGGFSKAAGKFVSGQVSSALNVVGGSSLDNVPGWVKGAYAYNTLLISQQSLQQQTDLKNAQAALARSTQSNTPDTTTTDSAAPAPDATTSTTGGGGNSGATTAPAPNRDAHQQSSPNNDPALNHDAHSSGAWSVDPSVFSAVKGAAALYGWSTGAQWAALYQLIGNESSWNPDASAEPASDAFGLYQFLSTTWADVGGYKSSDPKVQAVYGDKYIQQRYGDPVKALAAWNSRSPHWYASGGDVSGDGSSIGDMIPAMLSNGEFVVNANAADRHRSLLHAINTDAAGSQALQLRQVIPSKGLVGAGVSRGGPDNSTTINVHAADVEQGFQRAQLYQQQRAATYTSRWR